A single Klebsiella variicola DNA region contains:
- a CDS encoding GNAT family N-acetyltransferase, whose protein sequence is MLKIRTARAEDAALLNEMGNASYRHHFAHLWHNADELACYLQQEYSLASLQRSLTDSQCCWLIAEAPHPVGFAKYACRQAISPEGPSGTLLHKLYLLPDTTGRRYGEQIFRAVEARAKAAGERWLWLEVLADNPAARRFYERQGMQHVKDVAFHSASQQSTLHILAKPI, encoded by the coding sequence ATGCTGAAGATTCGTACCGCACGCGCAGAGGATGCGGCTTTACTCAATGAAATGGGCAATGCCAGCTATCGCCATCACTTTGCTCACCTCTGGCATAACGCCGACGAGCTGGCGTGCTACCTGCAACAAGAGTATTCCCTGGCCTCGCTGCAACGCAGCCTGACCGATTCCCAGTGCTGTTGGTTGATTGCTGAAGCCCCCCACCCTGTCGGCTTTGCGAAATACGCCTGTCGTCAGGCGATAAGTCCTGAAGGTCCGTCCGGTACGCTGTTGCATAAGCTCTATCTGCTGCCTGACACAACGGGCCGACGCTACGGCGAGCAGATATTTCGCGCCGTCGAGGCGAGAGCAAAAGCGGCCGGTGAACGCTGGCTGTGGCTGGAAGTGCTCGCCGATAACCCCGCTGCGCGCCGCTTTTACGAACGTCAGGGGATGCAGCACGTGAAAGATGTCGCATTTCATTCCGCCAGCCAGCAAAGCACCTTACATATTCTGGCCAAACCGATCTGA
- the psiE gene encoding phosphate-starvation-inducible protein PsiE, with protein MSSVYRPLVNFIATAMQTVLNLGLLCLGIILIVFLGKETLHLADVLFTPEPTSKYRLVEGLVVYFLYFEFIALIVKYFQSGFHFPLRYFVYIGITAIVRLIIIDHESPMAVLIYSAAILILVITLWLCNSNRLKRE; from the coding sequence ATGTCGTCGGTTTATCGTCCGCTGGTGAATTTTATCGCCACCGCGATGCAAACGGTTTTGAATCTTGGGCTGCTGTGCCTGGGGATTATTTTGATCGTCTTCCTCGGGAAAGAGACGCTGCATCTGGCCGATGTCCTCTTTACCCCGGAGCCGACCAGTAAGTACCGGCTGGTGGAAGGTCTGGTGGTCTACTTCCTCTACTTCGAGTTTATCGCGCTGATCGTCAAGTATTTTCAGTCGGGGTTCCACTTCCCGCTGCGCTATTTCGTCTATATCGGCATCACCGCGATTGTGCGCCTGATTATCATCGACCATGAGTCGCCGATGGCGGTGCTGATTTACTCCGCGGCGATCCTGATTCTGGTGATTACGCTCTGGCTGTGTAACTCCAATCGCCTGAAACGCGAATAA
- a CDS encoding acyltransferase: MHTLRETAIRNVTSGENVVIYLPANLYDCVLGDNVFVGPFVEIQGNTRIGANSKIQSHTFICEYVTIGQRCFIGHGVMFANDLFREGKPNADRASWGRIEIGDDVSIGSGATILAVSICDGVVIGAGSVVTKSITEKGVWAGNPARLLRRL, encoded by the coding sequence ATGCATACCCTTCGGGAAACGGCGATCCGCAACGTCACCAGCGGTGAGAACGTGGTGATCTACCTGCCCGCCAACCTGTACGACTGTGTCCTTGGCGATAACGTCTTCGTCGGGCCGTTCGTTGAGATCCAGGGGAATACCCGCATTGGCGCGAACAGTAAAATTCAGTCCCATACTTTTATCTGCGAGTACGTCACCATTGGCCAGCGCTGCTTTATCGGTCACGGCGTGATGTTTGCCAACGACCTGTTTCGCGAGGGTAAACCAAACGCCGACCGCGCCAGCTGGGGGCGAATTGAGATTGGCGATGACGTGTCGATCGGCAGTGGCGCCACGATTCTGGCCGTCAGCATCTGCGACGGCGTGGTGATTGGCGCGGGCAGCGTGGTGACGAAGTCCATTACCGAGAAAGGGGTGTGGGCGGGAAATCCGGCGAGGCTGCTGCGGCGGCTGTAA